A stretch of Triticum aestivum cultivar Chinese Spring chromosome 1D, IWGSC CS RefSeq v2.1, whole genome shotgun sequence DNA encodes these proteins:
- the LOC123162212 gene encoding uncharacterized protein yields MLGSARWLNEPASGGSARLASGSVQPEQLVLPLEAGCVGVRAHQARLELDSVEGSTTETCRRGEVGRLVRRTQESINRLVMRACAAAAGCVRACRRQRQDASWWHAGNSLARSVGRRRRRRRTLAGGDSGDDATRWVGLVALLCWAA; encoded by the exons ATGCTCGGCTCGGCTCGCTGGTTGAACGAGCCCGCATCTGGAGGCTCAGCTCGTCTTGCCTCTGGCTCGGTCCAGCCCGAGCAGCTCGTTTTGCCTCTGGAGGCTGGGTGCGTGGGCGTACGGGCGCATCAGGCGAGGCTGGAGCTTGACAGCGTTGAGGGGAGCACGACGGAGACGTGCCGACGTGGCGAGGTCGGGCGTCTGGTGCGTCGAACGCAG GAATCAATCAACAGGCTGGTGATGCGTGCGTGCGCTGCGGCCGCTGGATGCGTTCGTGCGTGCCGACGCCAGCGGCAGGATGCGTCGTGGTGGCATGCAGGAAATAGCTTGGCGAGAagcgtggggcggcggcgacggcggcggcgaaccCTAGCGGGAGGAGACAGTGGAGACGACGCGACTCGCTGGGTTGGGCTGGTTGCGCTCCTCTGCTGGGCTGCATGA